The following is a genomic window from Rhizobium sp. 11515TR.
TCCAGCTCGACAAGGACCGCCTGGCGGCCAAGCAGTACTTCCTGCAGCACGTCAACCAGAACACGGTCTTCTTCCATAACCTGAGGGAAAAACTCGATTATCTAGTGACGGAAGGCTACTACGAGCAGGAGGTGCTGGATCAGTATTCCTTCAATTTCGTGCGCGATCTCTTCGACCACGCTTATGCGAAGAAGTTCCGTTTTCCGACCTTCCTCGGCGCCTTCAAATACTACACCAGCTACACGCTGAAGACCTTCGATGGAAAGCGCTATCTTGAGCGTTATGAAGACCGTATCTGCATGGTCGCACTGACGCTGGCGCAGGGCAGCGAGCAGATTGCGCGCGATCTGGTGGACGAGATTATCTCCGGCCGCTTCCAGCCGGCAACACCGACCTTCCTCAATGCCGGCAAGAAGCAGCGCGGAGAGCTGGTCTCCTGCTTCCTGCTGCGTGTCGAAGACAATATGGAATCGATCGGCCGCGCCATTAACTCGGCTCTGCAGCTTTCGAAACGCGGCGGAGGCGTGGCGCTATCGCTCACCAACATCCGTGAGGCCGGCGCACCCATCAAGCATATCGAGAACCAGTCGTCCGGCATCATTCCCGTCATGAAGCTGCTGGAAGACTCCTTCTCCTACGCCAACCAGCTTGGCGCGCGGCAAGGGGCGGGCGCCGTCTACCTGAACGCTCACCATCCCGACATCATGCGCTTCCTCGATACCAAACGCGAAAATGCCGACGAGAAGATCCGCATCAAGACACTGTCGCTCGGCGTGGTCATTCCGGACATTACTTTCGAGCTCGCGAAGAACAACGAGGATATGTACCTATTCTCGCCCTATGACGTGGAGCGCGTCTATGGCGTGCCGCTCACCGAGATTTCGGTGACGGAGAAGTATCGCGAGATGGTGGCCGACAGCCGCATCCGCAAAAAGAAGATCAAGGCGCGCGAATTCTTCCAGGTGATCGCCGAAATCCAGTTCGAGAGCGGCTATCCCTACATCATGTTCGAGGATACGGTGAACCGCGCCAATCCGGTTGCCGGCCGCATCACCATGAGCAATCTCTGCTCGGAAATCTTGCAGGTCAGCGAAGCCAGCGCATACAACGATGACCTGTCCTACAAGCATATGGGCAAGGACATCTCCTGCAATCTCGGTTCTCTGAATATTGCTGCAGCAATGGACAGCCCGGATTTCGGCAAGACGATCGAAATGTCGATCCGTGCGCTGACGGCTGTTTCCGACATGAGCCATATCTCCTCCGTACCCTCGATCGAAAAGGGTAATGACGAAAGCCATGCGATCGGCCTCGGTCAGATGAACCTGCACGGTTATCTCGCCCGCGAGCGCATTTTCTACGGCTCGGAAGAAGGTGTCGATTTCACCAATATCTATTTCTACACAGTGACCTACCACGCCATTCGCGCCTCGAACCTGCTTGCGGTCGAGCGCGGCCAGAGCTTCAAGGGCTTCGAGAATTCGAAATACGCTTCCGGCGAATATTTTGACAAATATACTGAGCAGGAATGGAGGCCAGTGACCGAGCGCGTCGCGGAAATCTTCGAAAAGGCGGGTATTGCCATCCCCACGCAGGAAGATTGGCAGAATCTGAGAAAAGCTGTCATGGAGGGCGGGCTCTATAACCAGAACCTGCAGGCCGTGCCGCCGACGGGCTCGATCTCCTACATCAACCACTCGACCTCCTCGATCCACCCGATCGTCTCCAAGATCGAGATTCGCAAGGAAGGCAAGATCGGCCGCGTCTATTATCCGGCCGCCTTCATGACGAACGACAATCTCGATTACTATCAGGACGCCTACGAGATTGGGCCTGAAAAGATCATCGACACCTACGCCGCGGCCACCCAGCATGTCGACCAGGGCCTGTCGCTGACGCTGTTCTTCCGCGACACTGCAACCACGCGCGATATCAACAAGGCGCAGATCTACGCCTGGAAGAAGGGCATCAAGACCATCTACTACATCCGGCTTCGCCAGATGGCGCTCGAAGGCACGCAGGTTCAGGGCTGCGTTTCCTGCACGCTCTGAACCTTTGAGGGACGACAATGAACATGCAATTCAAGCCGGCAAACCGCGTTCGCGCCATCAATTGGAACCGCATCGAGGACGACAAGGATCTTGAGGTCTGGAACCGTCTGACCGGCAATTTCTGGCTGCCGGAAAAGGTGCCCTTGTCGAACGACATTCAATCCTGGGCGACACTCAAGCCTGAGGAGCAGCAGCTCACCATCCGCGTCTTCACCGGTCTGACGCTGCTCGACACGATCCAGAACGGCGTCGGCGCCGTCAAGCTGATGGCCGATGCCGCCACCCCGCATGAAGAAGCGGTGCTGTCGAACATCTCGTTCATGGAGGCGGTGCACGCGCGCTCTTATTCGTCGATCTTCTCGACGCTCTGCCTGACGCCCGATGTCGACGATGCCTATCGCTGGTCGGAAGAGAACGAGTTCCTGCAGAAGAAATCGACGCTGATCATGGAGCAGTATTCTTCCGGAGATCCCCTACGGAAAAAGGTCGCCAGCGTCTTCCTTGAAAGCTTTCTATTTTATTCCGGCTTCTATCTGCCGATGTTCTGGTCGAGCCGCGCCAAGCTCACCAACACCGCCGACATGATCCGTCTCATTATCCGTGATGAAGCCGTGCATGGCTATTACATCGGCTACAAGTTCCAGCGCGGGCTTGAGCGGCTTTCGGAAGAGTGCAGGCAGGAGATCAAGGATTTCGCCTTCGATCTGCTGCTGGAGCTTTATGACAATGAAGCGAAGTACACCGAAGCGCTCTATGACGGAGTCGGTCTGACCGAGGACGTCAAGAAGTTCCTGCATTACAACGCCAACAAGGCACTGATGAATCTCGGCTATGAGGCCCTTTTTCCGACCGAAGCCTGCGAGGTCAATCCGGCCATCCTTTCGGCGCTGTCTCCGAATGCGGATGAGAACCACGACTTCTTCTCCGGCTCCGGCTCGTCCTATGTGATCGGCAAGGCTGTCGCCACCGAGGATGAGGACTGGAATTTCTGAGGATCGAGCTTGGCGCAGCTCAGGCGGTTCGAGCCGTCGCCTTGGAAACGGTGCCCTGACGGCAGCCGTCGCTGAGCGGCGCTCGCCTCCGCTTGGAAACGCAAACGGCCGGCTCTAACAAATAGAGCCGGCCGTTGAACTGTCGGATCCTGACGATCCGGATTACTTGTTCAGCGCATCCTTCAACGCCTTGGCCGGCGTGAAGGCGAGCTTCTTCGATGCGGCAACCTTGATGGTTGCGCCCGTTCCCGGATTGCGTGCTTCGCGCGCCGGCGTATCCTTGACTTTGAACTTGCCAAAGCCCGGGATCGAGGTTTCGGCGCCGGATGTTGCGGCTCCGGTAATGGCTGCAAAGACGGCTTCGACAATCGCCTTACTCTGGACTTTGGTAAGCTTGTGGTCTGCAGCGATCTTGTCTGCGATTTCATTGGTGGTGGTCATGAGGCTTCCCCCGCATTGATGACGCTGGAATCATTTCCATTGCCGATGTCCATTGTCACCTGGAGTCGGGGCCGGAAAGGCCGAGAATGCCTGTATTTCCACAGGTTCCGACGCATCGGGGCCATTTCGAACGCTTTCCGCAGGCGTTTTTCCAGTCAATGGCTCGGTTGGGCGGCCGATGGGAGAGCGCTCCATGATACCCGCAGACGCCTGCGAATCTGCGGGAAGGGCCGGAATCAGAGCTCCGGCACTCTCTTCGCCATCCGGATGCGAGCGGTGACGAATTCATTGAAACTGGCCTTTTGCCTGATAGGTCTATAGAGGCTCGGCTGTGATCAATGGATGGAACGGACAATGGAACACGAGATCAAGATAGACAACCGCGGTGATTTCGGGCTTTGGGCTATCGAGGTCGCAAAGCAGATCATCAGCGATGAGGGCTTTGAATTGGCAAGAGCCGCACGGGACGGCACAGAGGATGATGTCCGCGCGGCCGGTAACGCACTTGGCCAGGCCATTACCAACGCGATGATGGAGGTCTATGACGGTTTGATCGAAGGAGCGGATGAAGATTAGGATCGTCTCGAAGGGTGTGGCCAGTCATCCGCGTGCGCGCGCGGCCGGCTTGCTCTGGATTGAAATCTGAAAGTTGCACCAACTTAAAATCGCAGCCTTACAATCACGAACAGGCATCCCCATATAGGGGGCGGATTAGTCTTTCTGCCCTATGACAGGAGAGCCAATGTTCAGTGCAGTACCGCGTTTCGCCAAGATTGCAGCCATCGTCGTCGTTGCCGCCGCTTCGTCCGTGGCGACCTTTGATGCCGCCGACGCGCGTCGGGCTGGATCCAGCGGCTTCGGAAGCCGCGGAACGCGCACCTTTGATACACCGGCCATAACGCGGACGGCGCCTACGCAGGCTGCCCCGATCGACCGGTCGATGACGCAGCGGCCGCAGCAGCAGACAACGACGCAGCCGCCGCTCGGCGCGCCACAGCGTCCAGGCCTTTTCGGCGGCTTTGGCGGATCGATGATCGGTGGCCTGATCGCCGGTGGGCTGCTTGGCATGATGCTGGGTCACGGTTTTGGCGGCGGTGTCGGCTTCCTCGGCATGCTGCTGCAGATCGGTCTGATCGTGTTGCTGATCGGTTTTGCCATGCGTTTCTTTGCAAATCGCCAGCGGACGCAATATGCAGCACCGGGATCCGGCACGTCCTACAATATGAATCCGATGAACAACGCACGTGCTTCCCCGCGCCCTTCCTTCTCCATTCCGTCTATCGGTGGTGGAGCGGCAGCCGCGCCGAAGGCGCGCCAAGCGAATGACGAGATCGGGTTGCAGCAGGCCGATCTCGATCGCTTCGAGCACCTTCTGACAGAAATCCAGTCGGCCTATGGCAAGGAAGACTATGCTACGCTGCGCCGGCTGACGACGCCGGAGGCGATGTCCTACCTCGCCGAAGAACTTGGGGAAAACGCGACCAGCGGCGTACGCAACAGCGTTTCCGACGTCCGCCTGCTGCAAGGCGATATCGCTGAGGCGTGGCGCGAGGGCAATGCCGAATATGCGACGCTTGCCATGCGCTATTCGAGCATCGACGCGATGGTCGATCGTGCGACCGGGAAACTCGTCGACGGCGACGACCGCAATCCCTCGGAAACGACGGAACTCTGGACCTTCGTGCGCAAGCCCGGTTCGGACTGGACGCTTTCAGCAATCCAGGGAACGGAACTGCACTAATGCTGCGCAGCTTCCGCAAAGAACCGCCTCGCGAGGGATCGCGGGCGGCTCGTCATATCCATAAATTGATTGTCCTCGTCCTTTAAACCTGAAGGCGTCTGGTGGGTGTCGAAGACGACGCGGCATTCGCCTTGACTCGCCAAATCTCTCCTTTAATGTGCTGATGTGGAAACGTTACCACACTGGGAGGAAATAGATGAAATCCGCGCGGCTCAACCGCCTGTTCGGCGTGTCCGGAAATTGCTTCGACGTCGCCATCGATCATGGCATGTTCAATGAACGGACCTTTCTCGCCGGCATCGAGGATATGAGAACAGCGATCAGGGTCATTGCTGATGCTGCGCCCGATGCCATTCAGCTTCCGCCAGGTACCGCGCCTATTCTGCAGGCAATCCCCGGCAAGCATCGTCCGGCTCTAGTGCTGCGGACCGATATCGCCAATATCTATGGCAATCCGCTGCCCTCGGCACTGTTTTCCGAGATGATCGACCGGGGCGTGGAACAGGCGGTGGCGCTCGATGCCGCCTGTGTCGTCGTCAACCTTCTGATGCTGCCGGATCAGCCGGAGGTCTATCGCGCCTGTGTGCGCAACGTGAACAGCCTGAAGCGCGAATGCGAGATTTACGGCATGCCGCTGATGGTCGAGCCGCTGGTCATGCAGGATAATTCCAAGGGTGCCTATATGGTCGATGGTGCGATCGACAAGATCCTGCCGCTGGTGCGTCAGGCCGCCGAACTCGGCGCCGACATTATCAAGGCCGACCCTTGTGACAATGTTCAGGAATACCACCGCGTCATCGAGATCGCCCAAGGCTTGCCGGTGCTCGTGCGCGGCGGCGGACGCGTCTCGGATCAGGAGATACTTTCACGCACGAAACAGCTGATGGAGCAGGGCGCCCGCGGCATCGTCTATGGCCGCAACGTCATCCAGCACAACAATCCCGCTGGCATGACGCGCGCCCTGATGGCGATCGTCCATGAGGAGGCTTCCGTCGAAGACGCCTCGCGGCATCTCGCCTGACGCATCCTTGGAGGAGGAGATATGAAGAAGGTATTCCGCTTCGGCGTCATCGGCTGCGGCCTGATGGGGCGCGAATTCGCAAGCGCTGCGGCGCGCTGGCTGCATCTTGCCGACATGAGGGCGCGGCCGGAAATCCTTGCCGTCTGCGATACCAATCCCGCGCTTCTCGACTGGTTTAAGGACAATGTGCCATCAGTCCGGCAGTTCACCGGCGATTATAAGGAGCTGCTGGCCAATCCGGATGTCGATGCGGTTTATTGCGCAGTGCCGCATGTACTGCACCAGCAGTTCTATGTCGACATTCTGAAGGCCGGAAAGCATCTGCTTGGCGAAAAGCCGTTCGGCATGGATGCGGCACAGAACCGCGAGATCATGGCGGTGCTTGCCGAGAACCCGAAGCTTCTGATTCGCTGCTCGTCGGAAATGCCCTTCTTTCCTGGGGCGCAGAAGGTCATCGCGCTCGCCGAAAGCGGCGAGATGGGCGATATTCTCGAGGTCGAGGCCGGCTTCCTGCACTCCTCCGATATCGACAGGCAGAAGCCGATCAACTGGAAGCGCATGGCCGATATCAACGGCGAATACGGCTGCATGGGCGATCTCGGCATGCATGTCCTGCATGTGCCCCTGCGGCTCGGCTGGCGCCCGCAGACGCTGCATGCGCAACTGGTCAAGAAGATCACGGAGCGCCCGGATGGCAAGGGCGGCATGGTACCGTGTACGACCTGGGACAATGCGACGATCAGCACGCGCGTCAACGCGGGTGGCCAGGATTTTCCGATGGTGCTGAAGACCTGGCGGATCGCACCGGGCGAGGCCAATACCTGGTACATCCGCATCCTCGGCATGAAGAAGAGTGCCTTCTTCACCACGAAAGCGCCGCGGCAGTGGCAGTGGATGGACTATAATGGCGGCGCGCAGGCCTGGAGCACTGAAGATTTGGGATATGGTTCGCTCTTCCCGGCGATAACAGGCAAGATTTTCGAGTTCGGCTTCGCCGATGCCATCCAGCAAATGTGGGCCGCCTTCGTCGATGAACTGGCCGGCGGAAACGCCAATGGCTTTGCCTGTGCGACGCCCGAAGAAGCGCAGGCGCATCACGCAGTACTGACGGCGGCACTGAAATCCGGCCGTGAAAATATCGTCGTACCGGTCGATTACGAAGGAGCGACCACCTGATGAAGCGCTCCGAAATCAACGAAGCGCTGCGGCGCGCAAGCAAAACTCTAGACCATTGGCGCTGGTCGCTGCCGGAATGGGGTTATTGGACTGCGGCGGATTTCGCCGCCAATCCGGAGGCGGCGCGCTATTTGCGTGCCCATCAGCTGGGGTGGGACGTCACGGATTTCGGCTCCGGCCGTTTTGCCGAATGCGGCCTCGTGCTCTTCTGCCTGCGCAACGGCATCGTCGGTGTCGAAGGCGAGCGCACCTATGCCGAGAAGCTGCTTTTCGTCGAGGAAGGGCAGGTCACGCCGACCCATCGCCATCAAGCGAAGATGGAGGATATCATCAACAGGGCCGGCGGCGATCTCGTCATCGAATTCGCCGCGACCGACGCCGAAGGCAATGTACTGCGGGACGACGTGACCGTCCCGGTCGACGGCTTGCCGAAAAAACTTACGGCATGGGAGCCGTTGGTTCTTTCTCCTGGCCAGAGCGTGACAATTCCCACCGGGCTCTATCATCGCTTCTATGGCCGCAAAGGCGGCGGTCCGGTCTTCGTCGGCGAAGTCAGCCAGGTCAATGACGACAATAGCGACAATTACTTTCTGGAGCCGATCGGGCGCTTCGCGGCGATCGAGGAGGATGAACCGCCTCTCAGGCCTCTATGGAATGAGGCAGGTAACTGATGCGAACCGGGGAGGAGGTTCGCGACGGCGAAAAGAAAGACAAGGGAGGCATAGTCTGCGCGGGAAACTTCATCGTCGACCGTGTCCATACGCTGTCCTACTGGCCCGAGCAGGGTAATCTCGCCCATATCCTGCATCAGGATGTGGGAGTCGGGGGAGGGGCAGCCAATGTCGTCACCGATCTCGCCTCCCTCGGCTTTCCCGGAAAGCTCGCCGCCGCCGGCTGTATCGGCGCGGACATCGATGGAGAGATCGTCAAGACCCGACTTCAGAGCGCCGGCATCGATGTAAGCGGTCTGCGGGAGCGTCCGGACCGCGCAACAGCCCATACGCATGTCATGAACGTGCCGGGGCAGAACCGCACTTTCTTCTATCACGGCGGTGCCAATGATGCGGTGACAGACACGCTCATCTCGCCCGCGACCTTTGCCAATGCCGGCTATCGGCTGTTTTATCTCGGCTATCTGATGCTTCTGCCTGGTCTCGACGGGATCGATGTGGATGGCCGATCCGGAGCATCGCGCCTTCTGGAGGCCGCGCGCAATGCCGGCCTGACCACCTGCGTCGATTTCGTCTCCAGCGAGGATCCGGAGTTTGCGGCGAAGGTTGGCGCGGCGCTGCCCTATTGCGATTACCTTATCATCAATGAAATCGAAGCAGGGCGAGCAACCGGCGTGACCGTACGGGGCACCGCAGGGGAGTTGAACCAGGCCGCACTTCTGGCAGCCGGCGAACGGTTGCTGGCGGCAGGCGTTGCAAAGGGTGCAATCATTCACGCCCCGGAAATCTGCTTCTGGTTTGCTTCGGGCGCAAAGCCGATTATCTCACGCTCCCGACCGGTCGAGCCGGCTGATATTGTCAGCACTGTCGGCGCGGGCGATGCTTTCTGCGCCGCTGTGCTTTACGGTCTGCATGAAGATTGGCCCGTCGAGCGCATCTGCGCTGTTGCGCATGCCGCCGCCGCCCGTTGCCTCGGAGGAGCGACTGCGACCGACGGCATCCCCGACATGGCGGCACTTCTGGAGGATGTGAAGGAGATGCAGCCCGTCTGTGCCTAGCCCTGACTGCAGAGCGGTAACGCGCATCATTGAGTGCTATAGTGCCGATGGGAGCGCGCGATAGCGAAAGAATCAAACCTTATGCTTGGAGGAGGCGAATGAGGGCAGTCCGTTTGGAAGCGATCGGCGATATGACCATACGCATGGTCGAGAAGCCGAGCGCCGGGCCGGGAGAGATCATCGTTCGGGCTCTCGCCGCCGGCATCTGTGGCTCCGATCGGCACATGTACAAGGGCGAATATCCGACGGCGATCCCGGTGACCTTGGGCCACGAGTTTTGCGGCCTCGTCGAAGAGGTGGGTGAGGGTGTTTCGTCCTTTGTGGGCGGGGAACTCGTAACGGTCGATCCGAATATTGCCTGCGGCACATGCCCCGCCTGTCGGCGCGGGCGGCCGAATCTCTGCGCCAACCTCACGGCTATCGGCGTGACGCGCGATGGCGGCTTTGCCGAATATGTCGTAGTTCCCTGCGGACAGGCGTTCATACTGCCTGCGGATCTCGATCCCGTTCATGGCGCCTTCTGCGAGCCGCTAGCCTGCTGCATTCATGCCATCGACAAGGCACAAATCCGTCCGGGCGACAGCGTCGCCATATTGGGCGGTGGTGTCATTGGCCTGCTCATGGTCCAACTGGCGCGCCTCGCAGGCGCTGATCAGATCATCCTGATCACGAGGCAGCTGTCACGGCGGGAAGCAGCTTTGCGCCTGGGTGCAACACAGGCCCTCGATCCGACGGCGACCGATGCCGTTGCCGCCGTGCGGGATGCTACCGGCGGGGGCGTCGATGTCGTCATAGAATGCGCCGGTGTGCCCGAGACGCTGCAGACGGGCGTGCAGATGGTGCGACGCGGCGGCGCTTTCATTCTCTTTGGTGTGACGCCGGCAGGCTTCGAAGTGCCCGTTCTACCGTTCGATCTGCTCGTCAACGAAGTCGAGATCAGGCCAGCCTATCTCAATCCCTTCACCCATGCTCGCGCCGCCGCCATGGTGGCAAGCGGGATTCTGGAGCTGGATTCGCTTGTTACGAAGACGATCGGCCTTGAAGATGTTGCAAGCGTGGTTGGCAGCGCGCCGTTGGCTGGTGAAATCAAGGTCATCGTCCGTCCCTGAGTGCTGCTCGCATTTAGGTGCGAACGGGGCCAGTGGAGTCGCGCCGGATCAGGGTGACAGGCACTTTGATGAAGGTGTTCATTCGCCGCTCGCCATCGACCTGATCTTCATCGATCAGGGCCTCCAGTTGCCGGACCGCCTGCTCGCCGACGCCGCGGATCGGTTGGGCGATGGTCGTCAGCCGCGGAAAGACATAGGCTGCCTCCGGTAGATCGTCGAAACCGATCACCGAATAGTCGCGAGGCACGGAAAAGCCGTGATCCTGAACGGCATGGATCGTAGCAATCGCCGATATGTCGGTCGTCCCGATGATACCTGTCATCTCAGGCCGGGAGGCGACCAATTGCTTTGCGAGCGGATAGGTGGCGGCAAAACTATGTTCCTCTGCCATGAAGATGGCAGGGGGTGCGATGCCGCGCTCGGCCATCTCCTCTTTGATGCCGCGAAGCCGAAGCTGGACCGGCTGGCTGTGGGCAGGGGCGCCGACAATGCCGATTTTTCGATGTCCGAGCTCGATCAGGTGGCGGGCCATCATCCGCCCGCCTTCCTCATGGTCGGCCATAACGGCATCACCAGCTATTCCGGGAAGCTCGCGATCGATGGCGACGATCGGGATATGGGCTTCGTGCAGGGCCTCGAAATGCTCCGTGCTGCCGAAGGCGCTCGCAACGATGACGCCATCGACGCGCTGCGACAGCAGCATGGAAATATAGCGCGCTTCGTGCTCCATGTTTTCGGCGGTGCTGCATATCAAGGTCTGATAACCGCGCTGGAACAATTCCTGCTCGATTGCGTGGGCAAGAATGCCGAAAAAGGGCACGTCGATCGACGGCAGCATCAACCCTATCATCCGGCTCGGCGCGCCGCGCAGCATGCGCGCACCTTTGCTCGGGGTGTAGTTGAGCGTGCGGATGGCAGATTCAACGCGCTCCCGCAGTTCCGGAGAGGCATAGCCGCTATTGTTCAGCACCCGCGAGACCGACGAGACCGACGTTCCTGCAAGCTTGGCGATATGTCTGATGCTGGTCGTCACTTGCTGGCGTTTCTCTGGAGGGCGAATGGTCGGGGTTGGACCGTCGGGAGTGCGGATCAACTTATCGCCGGACTAAATCACCGCCGGAATGCTGCATCAAGCGTCATGCATTGAAATAACAGCCGCGTCTATAAGGCGCGTCAATTTTTCGGACGGGTTCGGCAGCACAGGCCGGCATCTGCTTCGCGTATGAGCAGATTTTCAGACCGTCGTCACCCGCATCGGCATTTATAAGATTTTTATATCTTCCGCTTTTGCGCCGTCTCGAACCTTAATGCGGTTTGGCCGCATATTACGTCTGGAAGATGCACCTCAAGTGATCTTCTAGGTCGGCAGGAAAAGAGGCGCTCTGAGTAAGGGCGCTCTCCATCATTTCTGCATTCAACAATAACAATCAAGGACTCGCGATCGATGATGGACATTCTTCTTGTCGGGATCGGCGTTTTATTCTTCCTCCTTTGCGTCGCTTATACCAAGGCCTGCGACAGCCTCTAGTCGGAGAGACGGCAATGCTTCTCGATTACATTCTCGGTGGCGGCGTGACGATCTTTCTCACCGTCTACCTGGTCTATGCTCTCATTCGCCCCGAGCGCTTCTGACAGCGCTGGATAGGGAAAGTTACCTCCATGACCTTCAACGGATGGCTTCAGATCCTCATTTACATCGGGATCCTTCTCCTGCTCGTCAAACCGCTCGGCGGTTACATGACGCGAGTCTTTACCGGCGAGCGCACCTTCCTCTCCTTCGTCCTCCGTCCTGTGGAACGGGGGCTTTATCGTTTGGCCGGCACGGATGAGCGCGAAGAGCAGCACTGGACGACCTACTCGGTTTCCATGCTGCTGTTCAGCCTCGCCGGCTTTCTCGTTCTTTACGCGCTCCAGCGCCTGCAAGGCAGCTTGCCGTATAATCCGGCCGGCATGACCGCAGTCGGCCCGGAATTGTCCTTTAACACGGCAACCAGCTTCGTCACCAATACCAATTGGCAGAACTACGGCGGCGAAAGCACGATGTCCTATCTTGTTCAGATGGCCGGCCTGACTGTGCAGAACTTCGTTTCCGCTGCAACCGGCATTGCGATTGCCATTGCTTTGATCCGTGCTTTCGCACGTGCTTCGGGCAAGGCGATCGGCAACTTCTGGGTCGATATGATCCGTGCGACGCTCTACGTCCTTCTGCCGATCTGCGTCGTGCTGACGATTGCTTTCGTCTATCTCGGCGTGCCGCAGACGCTTGGTCCCTATGTCAATGCGACGACGCTCGAAGGAGCGCAGCAGACGATCGCCGTCGGTCCCGTTGCCTCGCAGCTTGCCATCAAGATGCTCGGCACGAATGGCGGCGGTTTCTTCAATGCCAACTCGGCGCATCCCTTCGAAAACCCGGACGCGATTTCCAACCTCCTGCAGATGCTGGCGATCTTCGCCGTCGGCGCAGCGCTCACCAACGTCTTCGGCCGCATGGTCGGCAGCCAGCGGCAGGGCTGGGCGATCCTGGCTGCGATGGGCACGCTGTTCATCGCCGGCGTGATCGTCACTTATTGGGCTGAAGCGGCAGGCAATCCGCTTGTTCATGCGCTCGGCGTCCAGGGCGGCAATATGGAAGGCAAGGAAGTCCGCTTCGGCATTGCCGCCTCCTCGCTCTTCGCCGTCATCACCACGGCGGCATCCTGCGGCGCCGTCAACGGCATGCTCGACAGCTTCACCGCGATCGGCGGCCTGATCCCGCTCATCAACCTGCAGCTCGGCGAAGTCATCGTCGGCGGCGTCGGCGCCGGTTTCTACGGCATCCTGATGTTCGTCGTCATCGCCATCTTCGTTGCGGGCCTGATGGTCGGGCGCACGCCGGAATATCTCGGCAAGAAGATCGAGGCCAAGGAAGTGAAGATGGCAATGCTTGCCGTGCTTTGCCTGCCCTTCGGCATGCTGATCTTCACGGCG
Proteins encoded in this region:
- the nrdE gene encoding class 1b ribonucleoside-diphosphate reductase subunit alpha, whose translation is MLNLYDEHEKIQLDKDRLAAKQYFLQHVNQNTVFFHNLREKLDYLVTEGYYEQEVLDQYSFNFVRDLFDHAYAKKFRFPTFLGAFKYYTSYTLKTFDGKRYLERYEDRICMVALTLAQGSEQIARDLVDEIISGRFQPATPTFLNAGKKQRGELVSCFLLRVEDNMESIGRAINSALQLSKRGGGVALSLTNIREAGAPIKHIENQSSGIIPVMKLLEDSFSYANQLGARQGAGAVYLNAHHPDIMRFLDTKRENADEKIRIKTLSLGVVIPDITFELAKNNEDMYLFSPYDVERVYGVPLTEISVTEKYREMVADSRIRKKKIKAREFFQVIAEIQFESGYPYIMFEDTVNRANPVAGRITMSNLCSEILQVSEASAYNDDLSYKHMGKDISCNLGSLNIAAAMDSPDFGKTIEMSIRALTAVSDMSHISSVPSIEKGNDESHAIGLGQMNLHGYLARERIFYGSEEGVDFTNIYFYTVTYHAIRASNLLAVERGQSFKGFENSKYASGEYFDKYTEQEWRPVTERVAEIFEKAGIAIPTQEDWQNLRKAVMEGGLYNQNLQAVPPTGSISYINHSTSSIHPIVSKIEIRKEGKIGRVYYPAAFMTNDNLDYYQDAYEIGPEKIIDTYAAATQHVDQGLSLTLFFRDTATTRDINKAQIYAWKKGIKTIYYIRLRQMALEGTQVQGCVSCTL
- the nrdF gene encoding class 1b ribonucleoside-diphosphate reductase subunit beta, with the protein product MNMQFKPANRVRAINWNRIEDDKDLEVWNRLTGNFWLPEKVPLSNDIQSWATLKPEEQQLTIRVFTGLTLLDTIQNGVGAVKLMADAATPHEEAVLSNISFMEAVHARSYSSIFSTLCLTPDVDDAYRWSEENEFLQKKSTLIMEQYSSGDPLRKKVASVFLESFLFYSGFYLPMFWSSRAKLTNTADMIRLIIRDEAVHGYYIGYKFQRGLERLSEECRQEIKDFAFDLLLELYDNEAKYTEALYDGVGLTEDVKKFLHYNANKALMNLGYEALFPTEACEVNPAILSALSPNADENHDFFSGSGSSYVIGKAVATEDEDWNF
- a CDS encoding HU family DNA-binding protein; the protein is MTTTNEIADKIAADHKLTKVQSKAIVEAVFAAITGAATSGAETSIPGFGKFKVKDTPAREARNPGTGATIKVAASKKLAFTPAKALKDALNK
- a CDS encoding Tim44 domain-containing protein, giving the protein MFSAVPRFAKIAAIVVVAAASSVATFDAADARRAGSSGFGSRGTRTFDTPAITRTAPTQAAPIDRSMTQRPQQQTTTQPPLGAPQRPGLFGGFGGSMIGGLIAGGLLGMMLGHGFGGGVGFLGMLLQIGLIVLLIGFAMRFFANRQRTQYAAPGSGTSYNMNPMNNARASPRPSFSIPSIGGGAAAAPKARQANDEIGLQQADLDRFEHLLTEIQSAYGKEDYATLRRLTTPEAMSYLAEELGENATSGVRNSVSDVRLLQGDIAEAWREGNAEYATLAMRYSSIDAMVDRATGKLVDGDDRNPSETTELWTFVRKPGSDWTLSAIQGTELH
- a CDS encoding class I fructose-bisphosphate aldolase; the protein is MKSARLNRLFGVSGNCFDVAIDHGMFNERTFLAGIEDMRTAIRVIADAAPDAIQLPPGTAPILQAIPGKHRPALVLRTDIANIYGNPLPSALFSEMIDRGVEQAVALDAACVVVNLLMLPDQPEVYRACVRNVNSLKRECEIYGMPLMVEPLVMQDNSKGAYMVDGAIDKILPLVRQAAELGADIIKADPCDNVQEYHRVIEIAQGLPVLVRGGGRVSDQEILSRTKQLMEQGARGIVYGRNVIQHNNPAGMTRALMAIVHEEASVEDASRHLA
- a CDS encoding Gfo/Idh/MocA family protein — its product is MKKVFRFGVIGCGLMGREFASAAARWLHLADMRARPEILAVCDTNPALLDWFKDNVPSVRQFTGDYKELLANPDVDAVYCAVPHVLHQQFYVDILKAGKHLLGEKPFGMDAAQNREIMAVLAENPKLLIRCSSEMPFFPGAQKVIALAESGEMGDILEVEAGFLHSSDIDRQKPINWKRMADINGEYGCMGDLGMHVLHVPLRLGWRPQTLHAQLVKKITERPDGKGGMVPCTTWDNATISTRVNAGGQDFPMVLKTWRIAPGEANTWYIRILGMKKSAFFTTKAPRQWQWMDYNGGAQAWSTEDLGYGSLFPAITGKIFEFGFADAIQQMWAAFVDELAGGNANGFACATPEEAQAHHAVLTAALKSGRENIVVPVDYEGATT
- a CDS encoding D-lyxose/D-mannose family sugar isomerase, translated to MKRSEINEALRRASKTLDHWRWSLPEWGYWTAADFAANPEAARYLRAHQLGWDVTDFGSGRFAECGLVLFCLRNGIVGVEGERTYAEKLLFVEEGQVTPTHRHQAKMEDIINRAGGDLVIEFAATDAEGNVLRDDVTVPVDGLPKKLTAWEPLVLSPGQSVTIPTGLYHRFYGRKGGGPVFVGEVSQVNDDNSDNYFLEPIGRFAAIEEDEPPLRPLWNEAGN